A window from Sinanaerobacter sp. ZZT-01 encodes these proteins:
- a CDS encoding WecB/TagA/CpsF family glycosyltransferase, which translates to MSINKRETLEILGISVDKVDMSKALSRFSELMDTEECSLIVTPNSEIILSATKDSALREIIASADLVIPDGIGIVHASKLLGQPLKERVTGIDFMEMILVWLQEHEKSIYLFGSKPGTEEREAVCDIAAKKKQLQYPNLKIAGTHHGYFKPEEEDSIVEEINASGADFLCVALGSPRQEDFIARRRKELKVKAAIGVGGSFDVWAGTLKRAPEFYREHGLEWLYRLIQEPSRYKRMAMLPVFMLKVIMNKSKS; encoded by the coding sequence ATGAGTATAAATAAAAGAGAAACATTAGAAATATTAGGAATTTCTGTCGATAAAGTGGATATGAGTAAGGCGCTTTCCAGGTTTTCAGAGTTGATGGATACGGAAGAATGCAGTCTAATTGTGACCCCAAATTCAGAAATTATTTTGAGTGCGACGAAGGATTCTGCACTGCGAGAAATTATTGCATCAGCGGATTTAGTAATACCGGATGGAATTGGAATTGTCCATGCGTCAAAATTACTTGGACAGCCATTGAAAGAGAGAGTTACGGGAATTGATTTCATGGAAATGATTTTAGTTTGGCTGCAAGAGCATGAAAAATCCATTTACTTATTTGGGAGTAAGCCCGGGACTGAAGAAAGAGAAGCCGTTTGCGATATTGCAGCAAAAAAGAAGCAGCTGCAATATCCAAATCTTAAAATTGCAGGCACACATCACGGATATTTTAAACCAGAGGAGGAAGATTCCATTGTGGAAGAGATCAATGCTTCCGGAGCCGATTTTCTTTGCGTTGCATTAGGTTCACCAAGGCAGGAGGACTTTATTGCACGGAGAAGAAAGGAATTAAAGGTAAAAGCGGCGATTGGTGTAGGCGGTAGTTTTGATGTCTGGGCCGGAACCTTGAAGCGTGCACCTGAATTTTATCGAGAACATGGTTTAGAGTGGCTGTATCGATTAATTCAAGAACCGAGTCGTTACAAAAGAATGGCAATGCTTCCAGTTTTTATGTTAAAGGTCATAATGAACAAATCAAAGTCTTGA
- a CDS encoding efflux RND transporter permease subunit → MNLTKFILRRPLSLILCVLALVVFGFVSITGTTLELTPEMEMPMMLVTTVYVGASPDDVDELLGKPIEEAVDTLNGVDSVTSYSMENSSIVLLTYKYGTNMDTAYIDLKKKIDSVISDLPEDAKDPNIMEIDINDKASVRLSVKNEEQSNLYNYVDEKIAPEFEKIASVASVDINGGQESYIKIKLISEKLDQYHLSMNNLVSAIGSADFSYPAGNTHVGGLELSVSTSVSYDNIESLKKIPISTGAGSIIHLEDIANVYEALEDKSSISRYNGEDTISLDIKKQQSSSAVDVSKNVKEVIEKLTAADENLDIIVVSDDSEDIMASLKSVAETLVLAIAISMVVIFLFFGDLKASLIVGSSIPIAIFAALIMMRTMGFSLNVITLGALVLGVGMMVDNSIVILESCFRGADNLMDQETYFSGAKISIHDYKRAALDGSKMVLNSVIGSTVTTCVVFLPLATLQGMSGQLFKPLGFTIVFCMLASLISAITVVPLCYALYRPEEKENALANAPIKKMQGVYRIWIRSLLKKKKTVLLVSVILLLFSFGLATQLDLELMPSGDTGRVDVTIETRPGLTIDKVNEVLKEVEKVVVADKDIESYMLTYGGSGLRVSGASQATLSAYLSDDAKVSCDEIINRWKSEMNRLKNCNIKMEVGSPIEITTDSSDYELILQSTQYDDLKKTSDLAVKDLMKRVDITKVHSTLENAAPVIKINVDPIKAAAEGLSPVQVAGTVRSMLSGVEATKIDVDSENISVMVEYAEDEYDTIDDVQEIIVQNAAGNSIALRDIADITYKDSPQTIRREDKQYQVTISAEYTSEADKNTEKLLNKEMKKYEKGNVSIGVSSMDESRQDEFNSLFGAIAAAVFLIFIVMGIQFESVKFSIMVMTTIPFALIGSFGLLYLADVPISMTSLLGFLMLIGTVVNNGILYVDTVNQYKEDMNLKEAIVEAGATRMRPIFMTTLTTIVAMIPMALAYGENGEMMQGLALVNVGGLIASTALSLIVLPIYYLILNGKPRKRASMKERMVK, encoded by the coding sequence ATGAATTTAACTAAATTTATTTTACGAAGGCCATTGTCATTGATTCTTTGCGTTTTAGCTTTAGTTGTATTTGGTTTTGTTTCGATTACAGGTACGACACTGGAACTAACACCCGAGATGGAAATGCCGATGATGCTTGTAACGACTGTTTATGTTGGAGCAAGTCCGGATGATGTAGACGAATTGTTGGGTAAACCCATTGAAGAAGCGGTAGACACATTAAATGGAGTTGATTCGGTGACTTCATATTCTATGGAAAACAGTTCAATTGTTTTGTTGACGTATAAATACGGTACAAATATGGATACTGCATACATAGATTTAAAGAAAAAGATAGACTCTGTAATTTCAGATTTGCCGGAAGATGCTAAAGATCCGAACATTATGGAGATTGATATTAATGATAAAGCTTCGGTAAGACTTTCGGTTAAAAATGAAGAACAAAGTAATTTATATAACTATGTTGATGAAAAAATTGCACCGGAATTTGAGAAAATTGCTTCTGTAGCAAGTGTGGATATCAATGGAGGACAGGAATCCTACATCAAAATAAAGCTGATTTCAGAAAAGCTGGATCAATATCACTTATCAATGAACAATCTTGTTTCTGCAATTGGAAGTGCTGATTTTTCTTATCCGGCAGGGAACACGCATGTGGGAGGATTAGAACTTTCAGTCAGCACAAGTGTAAGCTACGACAATATAGAAAGTCTGAAAAAGATACCGATTTCTACAGGAGCGGGAAGCATCATTCATTTGGAGGATATTGCAAATGTATATGAAGCCTTGGAAGACAAAAGCAGTATAAGCCGATACAATGGAGAAGATACAATCTCTCTTGATATCAAAAAGCAGCAAAGCAGCAGTGCGGTCGACGTTTCTAAGAATGTGAAAGAAGTGATAGAAAAATTGACTGCGGCTGATGAAAATTTGGATATTATAGTGGTTTCCGATGACAGTGAAGATATTATGGCATCTTTAAAATCGGTTGCAGAAACTCTAGTACTGGCAATTGCTATTTCAATGGTGGTCATTTTTCTTTTCTTCGGAGATTTGAAGGCCTCCCTAATTGTTGGAAGCTCCATTCCGATTGCTATTTTTGCAGCGTTAATCATGATGCGTACAATGGGATTTTCACTCAACGTCATTACATTAGGTGCTTTGGTATTGGGCGTCGGTATGATGGTTGACAACTCCATTGTAATTCTTGAAAGCTGTTTCCGTGGTGCAGATAATCTCATGGATCAGGAGACATACTTCAGCGGAGCGAAGATAAGCATACATGATTATAAAAGAGCGGCATTAGATGGAAGTAAGATGGTTTTGAATTCTGTAATTGGTTCGACCGTAACTACCTGCGTTGTTTTCCTTCCGTTAGCCACTTTACAAGGTATGAGCGGACAACTCTTTAAGCCACTTGGATTTACAATCGTATTTTGTATGTTAGCATCCTTAATATCTGCGATTACAGTAGTTCCTTTATGCTATGCATTGTATCGCCCGGAAGAAAAAGAGAATGCTTTGGCAAATGCACCGATAAAGAAGATGCAAGGTGTTTATCGTATATGGATTCGATCTCTTTTGAAAAAGAAAAAAACAGTTCTTCTTGTTTCGGTCATCCTTCTATTATTTTCTTTCGGTCTTGCAACACAACTGGATTTGGAACTGATGCCTTCAGGAGATACAGGAAGGGTCGATGTGACGATTGAAACGAGGCCGGGACTTACGATTGATAAGGTAAATGAAGTTTTAAAAGAAGTAGAAAAAGTAGTGGTTGCTGATAAAGATATTGAATCGTATATGTTGACCTACGGAGGAAGTGGTTTAAGAGTCTCCGGTGCATCACAAGCGACATTAAGTGCATATTTATCGGATGATGCGAAAGTCAGCTGCGATGAAATCATAAATAGATGGAAGTCTGAAATGAATCGCTTAAAAAATTGTAATATAAAAATGGAAGTCGGATCGCCTATCGAAATAACAACAGATTCCAGCGATTATGAATTGATATTACAAAGTACACAATATGATGATTTAAAAAAGACATCTGATTTAGCGGTAAAGGATTTGATGAAGCGCGTCGATATAACGAAAGTGCATTCTACTTTAGAAAATGCAGCTCCGGTAATAAAAATTAATGTCGATCCGATTAAGGCAGCAGCGGAAGGGCTGTCTCCCGTTCAGGTTGCAGGAACTGTCCGCAGTATGCTAAGCGGTGTGGAAGCAACGAAAATAGATGTGGACAGTGAAAATATAAGCGTTATGGTAGAATATGCAGAGGATGAGTATGATACGATTGATGACGTACAGGAAATCATTGTGCAGAATGCAGCAGGAAATTCCATCGCTTTGAGAGATATTGCAGATATTACTTATAAAGACAGTCCGCAGACGATACGAAGAGAAGATAAACAGTATCAGGTAACGATTTCTGCTGAATATACATCTGAGGCAGATAAAAATACTGAAAAACTGCTGAATAAAGAGATGAAAAAATATGAAAAGGGAAATGTATCCATTGGAGTCAGTTCAATGGACGAATCAAGACAAGACGAATTTAACAGTTTATTTGGTGCTATTGCAGCAGCTGTTTTCTTGATTTTCATCGTTATGGGTATACAATTTGAGTCTGTTAAGTTTTCGATCATGGTTATGACAACCATACCATTTGCACTAATTGGATCTTTTGGGCTATTGTATTTGGCAGATGTTCCGATTAGTATGACTTCCTTGCTAGGATTTTTAATGTTGATTGGTACGGTCGTAAACAATGGTATTTTATATGTTGATACGGTGAATCAGTATAAAGAAGATATGAATTTGAAAGAAGCGATCGTAGAAGCAGGTGCGACTCGTATGCGTCCAATATTTATGACAACGTTAACCACGATTGTTGCGATGATACCTATGGCACTCGCTTATGGGGAAAACGGAGAGATGATGCAGGGACTGGCTTTAGTAAATGTTGGAGGATTGATTGCTTCTACCGCCCTATCTTTAATCGTGCTTCCGATCTATTATTTAATTTTAAATGGGAAGCCAAGAAAACGTGCAAGTATGAAAGAGAGAATGGTAAAATAA
- a CDS encoding type II toxin-antitoxin system PemK/MazF family toxin, with protein sequence MIVKKGDIFFADLSPVIGSEQGGVRPVLVVQNDVGNKYSPTIIVAAVTSQINKAKLPTHVEIKAKEHGLNKDSVILLEQLRTIDKKRLREKIGHVDDAVMEETEKALTISLGMIDF encoded by the coding sequence TTGATTGTAAAAAAAGGTGACATCTTTTTTGCCGACTTAAGTCCAGTCATAGGCTCAGAGCAAGGTGGCGTACGTCCTGTGCTCGTGGTGCAAAATGACGTTGGTAATAAATATAGCCCTACGATTATCGTAGCGGCGGTAACTTCACAGATTAACAAAGCAAAATTACCCACACATGTGGAAATCAAAGCGAAAGAGCACGGTCTAAATAAAGACTCTGTGATTTTGCTTGAACAGCTGAGAACAATTGATAAAAAAAGACTGAGAGAGAAGATTGGTCATGTAGACGATGCGGTTATGGAAGAGACGGAGAAAGCTCTTACTATAAGTTTAGGAATGATTGATTTTTAA
- a CDS encoding CopG family ribbon-helix-helix protein, translating to MSNSKRIILSLKPELLCEIDAQSELRKINRSEWIREAIALYLKEGEKIRIREQMKRGYQEMGLLNLQLSEEGLARDQEDFAFYENRLNIGE from the coding sequence ATGTCGAATTCAAAGCGAATCATATTGAGCTTGAAGCCAGAATTGCTCTGCGAGATCGATGCACAATCTGAATTAAGAAAAATAAATAGAAGCGAATGGATTCGAGAGGCAATTGCTTTATATCTGAAAGAGGGAGAAAAAATTAGAATCAGAGAACAAATGAAGAGAGGGTACCAGGAAATGGGACTTTTGAATCTTCAACTTTCCGAAGAAGGATTGGCTCGGGATCAGGAGGATTTTGCTTTCTATGAAAATAGACTGAATATTGGAGAGTGA
- a CDS encoding NAD(P)H-hydrate dehydratase has translation MEKPCLITSTYVNTFLKKRERELHKGDCGTVLIVAGSFGMAGAAVLCARGALRSGAGLVRISVPDFLFPIMQTSIVEATCVTRNLTHEMISGADAIVIGPGLGKEDDYGALIQNIVEGCRKTVVLDADALNLIAKDRTVLHNRKANLILTPHPGEAGRLLGMNAKEINENRENAARELAESFNGIAVLKGSGTLVATPEGKTYINTTGNPGMATGGCGDVLSGVIAALAGQGCSPEEAATAGAYLHGKSGDMSAAKLGEYGLTASDIASMMALALKKTLEEQNLEK, from the coding sequence ATGGAAAAACCTTGTTTAATTACATCCACTTATGTCAATACTTTTCTTAAGAAGCGAGAAAGGGAGTTACATAAGGGAGATTGCGGAACGGTTTTAATAGTAGCAGGCTCCTTTGGAATGGCAGGTGCAGCAGTGCTTTGTGCACGTGGTGCCCTGCGAAGCGGAGCCGGATTAGTTCGAATATCAGTACCGGATTTTCTTTTTCCGATTATGCAGACAAGCATTGTTGAAGCGACCTGTGTAACTCGCAATTTAACCCATGAGATGATTTCGGGTGCAGATGCGATTGTCATTGGACCTGGATTGGGGAAGGAGGATGACTATGGAGCCTTGATTCAAAATATAGTAGAGGGTTGCAGAAAAACAGTTGTTTTAGATGCTGATGCACTGAATCTGATTGCAAAAGATCGAACGGTTCTTCATAATAGAAAAGCAAATTTGATATTAACGCCGCATCCGGGTGAAGCAGGACGACTTCTCGGTATGAATGCGAAAGAAATTAATGAAAATCGTGAAAATGCTGCAAGAGAGTTAGCAGAATCCTTTAATGGGATTGCAGTACTAAAAGGTTCAGGAACCCTTGTGGCAACACCAGAAGGAAAAACATATATTAACACAACAGGAAATCCCGGAATGGCGACGGGGGGATGTGGAGATGTTCTATCCGGAGTCATTGCAGCACTGGCAGGACAAGGTTGTTCGCCGGAAGAGGCTGCCACAGCCGGCGCTTATCTTCACGGAAAATCCGGAGATATGAGTGCCGCAAAGCTGGGAGAGTATGGTTTGACAGCATCGGACATCGCTTCGATGATGGCACTTGCTCTAAAGAAAACTTTAGAGGAGCAGAATTTGGAGAAATAA
- a CDS encoding efflux RND transporter periplasmic adaptor subunit yields MNKKTKVIIGGFVIVVVAALLLTRFISKDESYAEISPPEVTVASPQIGTIELTSSLIGTVEPAEFVSVSPEIAGEVSEVMIQAGDRISAGQTICRIDNTQVDSTQISMESAEVSLEDAKKNFARIEVLYAEGGISEQSYEDAKSGLKRAQLQYDSAKLSYSNQAKYSVVTSPISGIVESCDVERYDVVSPQTVLCVVAGGEEKVISFNVTERVLEKLDVGSQVKIEKNGTDYTGTITETSSMVDASTGLFKVKASIKSGTALASGTSAKLFVLSDKVENVLTIPVDAVYYDDGKPFVYTYKDKMAHKVFVEVGICDESNIEVVSGLNSKDSIIVSWSSELYDEAAVILDKEASDTPMPETNEKE; encoded by the coding sequence ATGAACAAGAAAACAAAAGTTATAATTGGTGGCTTTGTAATAGTGGTGGTAGCTGCACTATTATTAACACGTTTCATAAGCAAGGACGAGTCTTATGCAGAAATTTCACCGCCAGAGGTGACGGTTGCTTCACCTCAAATTGGGACAATTGAATTGACAAGCAGCTTGATCGGAACGGTTGAGCCGGCAGAATTTGTATCAGTTTCTCCCGAAATTGCCGGAGAAGTATCAGAAGTTATGATTCAGGCTGGAGATCGCATATCTGCGGGGCAGACGATCTGTAGAATTGATAACACACAGGTTGACTCTACGCAAATCAGCATGGAAAGTGCGGAAGTTTCCTTAGAAGATGCAAAGAAAAATTTTGCACGAATAGAAGTCTTATATGCAGAGGGAGGAATCTCAGAGCAAAGTTATGAAGATGCGAAAAGTGGACTGAAGAGAGCACAGCTCCAGTATGATTCAGCTAAGCTTTCCTATTCAAATCAGGCGAAGTACAGTGTAGTAACTTCTCCGATTTCCGGAATTGTTGAATCTTGTGATGTTGAAAGATATGACGTTGTTTCACCGCAAACCGTGCTGTGTGTGGTTGCGGGAGGCGAAGAAAAAGTAATTTCTTTTAATGTAACAGAACGGGTACTGGAAAAATTGGATGTTGGAAGCCAAGTAAAAATTGAAAAAAACGGAACGGATTATACCGGTACGATTACAGAAACAAGCTCTATGGTAGATGCTTCGACGGGACTGTTTAAAGTAAAAGCTTCCATTAAGAGTGGAACTGCGCTTGCCAGTGGAACCTCAGCAAAATTATTTGTACTTTCAGACAAAGTGGAAAACGTACTTACGATTCCGGTCGATGCTGTGTATTACGATGACGGAAAACCCTTTGTATACACGTATAAAGATAAAATGGCGCATAAGGTTTTTGTAGAGGTCGGAATTTGCGATGAAAGCAATATCGAAGTTGTTTCTGGGCTGAATTCAAAGGATTCTATCATTGTTTCTTGGAGCTCGGAACTGTACGATGAAGCGGCTGTTATTTTAGATAAAGAAGCTTCCGATACGCCTATGCCGGAAACAAATGAAAAAGAATAA
- a CDS encoding DUF5693 family protein, translated as MRTFFKENKILFIFVAIGLLAAIVALSGRMQTEAKNKHYDVVLDYQEMENMAAQSEESLDWWFAQFQDMGINKVGLLEESLSTIMEHTKMPVSADVVYQIAKNADWEKDYPQGFIDEMKGRGYDDYDVIVESKSKDSFLFIADAFRKRWDDSKYIILETEDGGYLWIDGTAKDALYSETYKNMDSKRKPFSEQSEVISSKIMYLSLGLLPERVQRLEKEGIEIIPRTASYEGWNDTRYAKAVLEGYQSLKKVPTYMIVGGKAVIGSDDGIDTAANYLDETGSIISLIENASQRQNNLQNGLDQAVWKSGYRAARVFSVWDYIQNRYQYYGYEGAKEIENTLFRAITERNIRIIYYKPIRELDDYRVYVTDVDEYKTMFENLNARLMRHGITLGQASVMDVYTVRRLIKVLIGFGCISGAVLLLGTFLPMKKKLSLALLGLGCAGVLGAYVVMPNLAQLLSSFASAVIFPCLTIMYFMHKGKEYSDLENKSVRLGKIIGIAAATLAIGALISLVGAFMTAAPLSEVNFMLEMDIFRGVKVAQLLPLAFFVLAYLAYFGFGTKKTVPGRLELHDLKNIMEVKIQIWMIIMGILMAGVGAYYIIRTGHDTALEPSTLEMLFRNELEDVLLARPRNKEFLFAFPAVMLMIYSCFRGFKIWRVLFGLCSVIGMTSIVNTFMHIRTPLYLGIARTAYSLCFGVIIGMIGIVVFELIYQLYKKAEVKFF; from the coding sequence ATGAGGACTTTTTTTAAGGAGAATAAGATTCTATTCATATTTGTAGCAATTGGTTTGCTTGCAGCTATCGTCGCTTTAAGCGGTCGCATGCAGACAGAAGCAAAGAATAAGCATTATGATGTAGTATTGGATTATCAGGAAATGGAAAATATGGCAGCACAGTCAGAGGAAAGTTTGGATTGGTGGTTTGCTCAATTTCAAGACATGGGTATCAATAAAGTTGGTTTACTGGAAGAAAGTTTGAGCACCATCATGGAACATACGAAAATGCCTGTTTCAGCTGATGTGGTGTACCAGATTGCCAAGAATGCAGATTGGGAAAAAGACTATCCCCAGGGCTTCATTGATGAGATGAAAGGACGGGGTTATGATGATTATGATGTAATTGTAGAGAGTAAATCAAAGGACTCTTTTTTATTTATAGCTGATGCATTTCGAAAACGATGGGATGACAGCAAGTATATCATTTTAGAGACGGAAGACGGAGGCTATTTGTGGATCGACGGTACAGCGAAAGATGCTCTATACTCAGAGACCTATAAAAATATGGACTCTAAGCGGAAACCATTTTCCGAGCAGAGCGAAGTGATCAGTTCAAAAATTATGTACCTGAGTTTAGGTCTTCTCCCGGAACGTGTTCAAAGACTGGAAAAAGAAGGGATAGAGATTATTCCGCGAACAGCCAGTTATGAAGGATGGAATGACACACGCTATGCAAAAGCAGTGCTAGAGGGGTATCAAAGTCTTAAAAAAGTACCGACTTACATGATTGTAGGAGGAAAAGCAGTCATTGGAAGCGATGATGGAATTGATACAGCAGCGAATTATTTGGATGAAACGGGTTCGATTATCTCTCTAATAGAAAATGCATCACAACGTCAAAATAATCTGCAGAATGGTTTGGATCAGGCTGTTTGGAAATCCGGTTATCGAGCTGCCCGTGTATTCAGCGTTTGGGATTATATTCAGAATCGTTATCAATATTATGGATATGAAGGGGCGAAGGAAATTGAAAATACGCTCTTCCGTGCGATTACAGAACGTAATATTCGGATTATTTATTATAAACCGATTCGTGAATTAGATGATTACCGTGTATATGTTACAGATGTTGATGAATATAAAACGATGTTTGAGAATCTAAATGCTCGTTTGATGCGGCATGGAATTACTTTGGGACAAGCATCTGTAATGGATGTTTACACTGTTCGACGGCTTATAAAAGTCCTCATTGGTTTTGGATGCATCTCGGGTGCGGTCCTTTTACTCGGAACGTTTCTTCCAATGAAAAAGAAGCTGTCTTTAGCGCTACTTGGACTTGGCTGTGCAGGTGTCTTGGGAGCTTATGTGGTTATGCCCAATTTAGCACAGCTTCTAAGCAGCTTTGCTTCTGCGGTGATATTTCCTTGCTTGACCATAATGTATTTCATGCATAAAGGAAAAGAATATTCTGATTTAGAAAATAAGTCAGTTCGGTTGGGCAAGATTATAGGAATCGCAGCAGCAACACTGGCAATTGGTGCATTGATTTCTTTAGTTGGCGCCTTTATGACGGCAGCTCCGCTTTCTGAGGTGAATTTCATGTTGGAAATGGATATCTTCCGGGGAGTGAAGGTTGCACAGCTTTTACCGCTGGCCTTCTTTGTACTTGCTTATTTGGCTTACTTTGGATTTGGAACGAAGAAGACAGTACCGGGACGTTTAGAGCTTCATGATTTAAAGAATATAATGGAAGTGAAGATACAGATTTGGATGATTATCATGGGAATCTTGATGGCAGGTGTAGGAGCTTATTATATAATACGTACCGGACATGATACCGCTTTAGAGCCATCGACGCTGGAAATGCTGTTCCGCAACGAGTTGGAAGATGTACTTCTGGCAAGACCGAGAAATAAAGAATTTTTATTTGCATTCCCTGCCGTAATGCTGATGATTTATTCCTGTTTCCGAGGATTTAAGATTTGGAGAGTGTTATTCGGTCTGTGTTCGGTGATTGGAATGACTTCGATTGTCAATACTTTTATGCATATTCGTACGCCGCTTTATCTGGGAATTGCAAGGACAGCATATTCTTTATGTTTTGGTGTTATCATAGGAATGATAGGAATTGTAGTATTTGAATTGATCTATCAATTATATAAAAAAGCGGAGGTCAAGTTTTTTTAA
- the csaB gene encoding polysaccharide pyruvyl transferase CsaB: MYRILISGYYGFNNIGDESILRAVIASLKLKLEDIDIMVLSKNPESTARRYHVKSANRKSVTAILKAVKECDLLISGGGSLLQDATSKRSILYYLMIMWLGILLRKKIFIYSQGIGPIVSKLNRKLTAWTLKRVDGIVVRDKASKELLIEIGLRSEDIYVTTDPVLRIPKADLKKGQQILEDEGIALDKNKITVGFAIRERKINSCFVNELCTSIQRLIAEKDAQIVLIPFHYSEDMAVIREIEKRISGELGCIKHKYLTEEMMSIIGNMDVLVGVRLHSIIHAAVMDVPIIAISYDPKINSFMHSIDMKAMSSIYDFKSDFFMEEFEKTIQNQEEIRIRVQRRMKELLVKLDTNEELILSLMGNGKERPPVA; the protein is encoded by the coding sequence ATGTATAGAATATTAATTTCCGGCTATTATGGCTTCAATAATATTGGAGATGAATCCATTTTACGAGCCGTGATTGCCAGTTTAAAATTAAAACTGGAAGACATAGATATCATGGTGCTTTCGAAAAATCCGGAATCGACAGCAAGACGCTATCACGTGAAGTCAGCAAATAGAAAATCAGTGACTGCCATATTAAAAGCAGTCAAAGAATGTGATTTGTTAATCAGCGGCGGAGGTAGTTTACTTCAGGATGCCACAAGCAAGCGAAGTATCCTTTACTATCTGATGATTATGTGGCTGGGAATCTTGCTTCGAAAAAAGATATTTATCTATAGTCAGGGAATCGGACCGATTGTTTCAAAGCTGAATCGGAAGCTGACTGCATGGACATTGAAGCGGGTAGATGGTATTGTAGTAAGAGATAAAGCGTCAAAAGAACTGTTGATTGAAATTGGTTTGCGTTCTGAAGATATTTATGTAACGACCGATCCGGTGCTTCGGATTCCAAAAGCTGATTTAAAAAAAGGACAGCAGATATTAGAAGATGAAGGAATTGCGCTAGATAAAAATAAAATAACAGTTGGCTTTGCGATTCGTGAACGGAAAATTAATAGTTGCTTTGTCAATGAGCTTTGCACATCGATTCAAAGATTAATTGCAGAAAAGGATGCGCAAATAGTATTAATTCCTTTTCACTATTCAGAGGATATGGCAGTGATTCGTGAGATAGAAAAAAGAATTTCCGGTGAACTTGGTTGTATTAAACATAAATATTTAACGGAAGAGATGATGAGTATTATCGGGAATATGGATGTTTTGGTTGGCGTACGGTTGCATTCCATTATCCATGCAGCCGTTATGGATGTGCCGATTATTGCGATATCCTATGATCCGAAGATTAATTCTTTTATGCATTCCATTGATATGAAAGCAATGAGTAGCATTTATGATTTTAAAAGTGATTTTTTTATGGAAGAATTCGAAAAAACCATTCAAAATCAAGAGGAAATCCGGATACGGGTGCAAAGACGTATGAAGGAATTATTGGTTAAACTGGACACGAATGAAGAGTTGATTCTTTCACTAATGGGAAATGGAAAGGAGAGACCTCCGGTTGCATAG
- a CDS encoding transketolase, translating into MTVNYGELAKKAADIRVDIIKGVFSANSGHPGGSLSAADIMAVLYFHEMKLDTNNLKWEGRDKFVLSKGHAAPVLYAALAEKGYFDKESLKTLRHIGSKLQGHPDCKKVPGVEMSTGSLGQGFSAAVGMAMANKMDKKLNRVYVLLGDGELQEGIVWEAAMSAAHYQLNNLCAVLDWNGLQIDGQNDKVMKVAPIDEKFKAFGWNVIVIDGHNLEDIVHGFEKAREYKGAPTLLLARTVKGKGVSFMENEAGWHGKAPSEEQAKQAVQELGGTW; encoded by the coding sequence ATGACAGTAAATTATGGTGAGCTGGCCAAAAAGGCGGCAGACATCAGAGTGGACATTATTAAAGGCGTGTTTTCTGCAAATTCAGGACATCCCGGCGGTTCGTTATCTGCTGCAGATATTATGGCAGTCTTGTATTTCCATGAAATGAAGCTTGATACGAATAACTTAAAATGGGAGGGCAGGGACAAGTTTGTTTTGTCAAAAGGTCACGCAGCACCGGTTCTATATGCGGCCTTAGCGGAAAAAGGGTATTTTGACAAAGAAAGCTTAAAGACGTTACGCCATATTGGAAGTAAGCTGCAGGGCCACCCTGATTGTAAGAAGGTGCCTGGCGTGGAAATGTCAACAGGATCTTTAGGACAAGGATTTTCTGCTGCTGTTGGTATGGCTATGGCAAATAAGATGGATAAAAAGTTAAACCGTGTCTATGTTCTTTTAGGTGACGGAGAGCTTCAAGAAGGTATTGTTTGGGAAGCAGCTATGTCTGCTGCACACTATCAATTAAATAATCTTTGTGCTGTTTTGGACTGGAATGGTCTACAGATTGACGGACAAAATGACAAAGTTATGAAAGTTGCGCCGATTGATGAAAAATTCAAGGCATTTGGCTGGAATGTTATTGTAATTGACGGACATAATTTGGAAGATATTGTACATGGTTTTGAAAAAGCAAGAGAATATAAAGGTGCACCAACGCTTCTTTTGGCAAGAACCGTAAAAGGAAAAGGTGTCTCCTTTATGGAGAATGAAGCAGGCTGGCATGGAAAGGCACCGAGTGAGGAACAGGCAAAGCAAGCGGTGCAGGAGTTAGGAGGAACATGGTAA